In Lachancea thermotolerans CBS 6340 chromosome H complete sequence, a single genomic region encodes these proteins:
- the NCW2 gene encoding Ncw2p (no similarity), with protein sequence MQLLKFLAIIASAGAAFGSSGALGGMGSNQDSESKESSKSLVQTANVVSTPQEQTSKTAAASQTLQSTTAGSVESQFASEITSPSATASISNNGGPVTVLTSGSVTSTVWWTPSVTKWWTPASELTASSDSSSPSSDASSDTVSTSRIVETITSGSHVTTITTDVLTSVKKSSTKSSSTASISNSTNAAAPLSIDVLLSIGALALGAIAA encoded by the coding sequence ATGCAATTACTAAAATTTCTGGCAATTATAGCATCCGCTGGCGCCGCTTTTGGCAGTAGCGGTGCGCTCGGTGGCATGGGCTCGAATCAGGACTCCGAATCCAAAGAATCCAGCAAGTCATTGGTTCAGACTGCTAACGTCGTTAGTACTCCTCAAGAGCAGACCAGCAAGACAGCTGCCGCTTCTCAAACGCTCCAATCTACCACTGCGGGCAGTGTGGAATCCCAATTTGCGAGCGAGATAACGTCTCCCTCTGCGACTGCCTCCATTTCTAACAACGGAGGACCTGTTACAGTACTCACTAGCGGCTCAGTAACGTCGACTGTGTGGTGGACTCCGAGCGTGACAAAGTGGTGGACCCCCGCTAGCGAGCTTACAGCCTCGAGCGACAGCTCTAGCCCCAGTTCTGACGCTAGCTCTGACACAGTCTCAACCAGTCGTATCGTTGAGACAATAACTTCCGGATCTCATGTGACTACCATTACTACAGATGTGCTAACCTCTGTAAAGAAAAGTTCGACGAAGTCTTCGTCCACTGCCAGCATCTCCAATTCTACCAATGCTGCGGCTCCTCTTTCTATCGACGTGCTTTTGAGCATTGGGGCGTTAGCACTGGGCGCTATAGCGGCGTGA
- the UPS1 gene encoding Ups1p (similar to uniprot|Q05776 Saccharomyces cerevisiae YLR193C Hypothetical ORF) — MVLWYQNSHTFNNDFRTVSLAFFNRYPNPYASHVLSIDTLSRELSPAGDLCTTRLIKKTGKLPQWVKPFLGRISESWIIEMSEVDVRNQVLRTYTRNLDHTRIIQVEEFTTYNFDKKSGKTQASSTVKFSSGFNVGIRSRIEQWSHSKFDENVKRSRMGMAFVMERLEQHRQAWS, encoded by the coding sequence ATGGTGCTCTGGTACCAAAACTCACACACTTTCAATAATGACTTTAGAACGGTATCTTTGGCATTTTTCAACCGATACCCGAACCCTTATGCTTCTCACGTCCTCTCGATAGATACGTTGTCGAGAGAACTATCACCGGCGGGCGACCTTTGCACGACGCgtctcatcaaaaagacagGCAAACTTCCACAATGGGTCAAACCATTTCTTGGCCGTATTTCCGAGTCATGGATCATCGAAATGTCCGAAGTGGACGTGAGGAACCAAGTACTCCGAACCTACACGCGCAACCTTGACCACACTCGCATCATCCAAGTCGAGGAATTTACGACGTATAATTTCGACAAGAAGTCGGGCAAGACCCAGGCTTCAAGCACAGTCAAGTTTTCAAGTGGCTTCAACGTCGGGATACGCAGCCGCATTGAACAATGGTCACACAGCAAGTTTGACGAAAACGTGAAGCGCAGCAGGATGGGCATGGCATTCGTAATGGAAAGGTTGGAACAGCACCGTCAGGCATGGTCATAA
- the UGA3 gene encoding Uga3p (similar to uniprot|P26370 Saccharomyces cerevisiae YDL170W UGA3 Transcriptional activator necessary for gamma-aminobutyrate (GABA)-dependent induction of GABA genes (such as UGA1 UGA2 UGA4) zinc- finger transcription factor of the Zn(2)-Cys(6) binuclear cluster domain type localized to the nucleus), whose product MAEAPQPRNNAISVTACAKRTHRKTGCVPCKIRKKRCSEHKPVCTDCQRLGFYCVYLPEKCPKEKVQYYREKVEKQLLEKKTTLDRRKASGVVQAEAQSSSINEVVPEESGGTSVSNDEKEGQHVVSNDGLDESQRLLDVTNVAELLGADGGSDSLIPGLLSLSGSPLSPRTLASTPAPSLSDPVLAELDDTALHLYQYYRDRLALIVSIAPSQQNHYRKIFLPMAHQNEGVMYGLLAWAARHLSLTVDENDTALDGSAAPSSLVAGPLTDPRYTELANKYTLFSLQRLSYRNSGFLMSLAQILVLCGAEICQGDVTRWQTLLQCATSMIKEHAPDGDIGALLAKSELASSLADTQTTRWLLSNFVYHDIMGSDQTHFPMSQYARVLQNPMNPLESPVDPLHGVNRPVFQILGQVKNLARQVKQELRQELQRSGDLDEKDETRDPRDSASPTAAPAPSRETMAIAQELQGALYRISPSESDLAWYDNFAEIGSDIRPLAETLFSVFRTAALILLKTAVLRQTTDSYEIRFLVSQLSDELDCVLGSQLEGGLCFPLFICGINAHDRAQRISVEIKFADFIKRYKFRNVERALVVMRQLWESADNGVTQDWFDIVDSVGWDLNFA is encoded by the coding sequence ATGGCCGAGGCTCCGCAGCCACGAAATAATGCTATCTCTGTGACGGCATGCGCCAAGCGCACACACCGTAAGACAGGATGTGTCCCCTGCAAGATTCGCAAGAAGCGCTGCTCGGAACATAAGCCGGTCTGCACTGACTGCCAACGGCTGGGCTTCTACTGCGTGTACCTACCCGAAAAATGTCCAAAGGAGAAAGTTCAGTACTACCGTGAGAAAGTGGAGAAGCAGCTGCtcgagaagaagactaCGCTGGATAGGCGGAAAGCCAGCGGAGTAGTTCAAGCCGAAGCTCAGAGTAGCAGTATCAATGAGGTGGTGCCAGAAGAGAGCGGCGGGACATCCGTGTCAaatgatgaaaaagaggGACAACACGTCGTGAGCAATGACGGGTTGGACGAAAGCCAGCGACTGCTCGATGTCACAAATGTAGCAGAGCTATTGGGCGCTGACGGTGGGTCAGACTCGCTCATCCCAGGCCTCCTGTCCTTGTCGGGCTCCCCGTTGTCTCCGCGCACGCTGGCTTCCACACCTGCACCGTCTCTTTCAGATCCCGTTCTTGCCGAGCTTGACGACACCGCCCTTCATCTATATCAGTACTACCGCGATAGGCTAGCACTCATCGTTTCCATCGCGCCATCACAGCAAAACCACTATCGGAAGATCTTCCTGCCAATGGCGCACCAAAACGAGGGCGTCATGTACGGACTGCTGGCTTGGGCCGCGCGCCATCTTTCGCTCACAGTAGACGAAAATGACACGGCCCTCGATGGCTCGGCAGCACCCTCATCCTTGGTAGCCGGCCCACTCACAGATCCGCGCTATACGGAGCTTGCCAACAAATATACACTGTTTTCTCTACAGCGGCTGTCTTATCGGAACAGTGGGTTTCTGATGTCTCTTGCACAGATTTTGGTGCTGTGCGGCGCTGAAATTTGCCAGGGCGACGTGACGCGCTGGCAAACCTTGCTTCAATGCGCTACTAGCATGATTAAGGAACACGCTCCGGATGGTGATATCGGTGCGCTTCTCGCCAAGAGCGAGCTGGCTAGTTCCCTCGCAGACACGCAGACAACGCGTTGGCTTCTATCCAATTTCGTATACCACGATATCATGGGGTCCGACCAGACGCATTTCCCAATGTCGCAATATGCACGCGTACTCCAGAACCCAATGAACCCGCTCGAGTCTCCCGTAGATCCTCTGCATGGCGTAAACAGGCCTGTATTTCAAATATTGGGCCAAGTCAAGAACCTGGCCCGGCAGGTCAAACAGGAGCTGCGACAGGAATTGCAGCGTTCTGGAGACCTCGACGAAAAAGACGAAACCCGGGATCCACGTGACTCAGCGTCGCCGACTGCCGCGCCAGCACCTTCCCGCGAGACAATGGCCATTGCACAAGAGCTGCAAGGTGCCCTTTATCGCATTTCACCCAGTGAGTCTGACTTGGCTTGGTACGATAATTTCGCAGAGATTGGAAGCGACATTAGGCCTCTTGCAGAGACGTTGTTCTCTGTGTTTCGCACGGCCGCTCTCATACTGCTCAAGACCGCCGTGTTAAGACAAACCACTGACTCTTATGAGATCCGTTTTCTAGTATCGCAGCTTTCCGACGAGCTTGATTGCGTGTTGGGCTCCCAACTCGAGGGTGGACTGTGTTTCCCGCTTTTTATATGCGGTATCAACGCTCATGACCGCGCCCAGCGCATTAGTGTCGAAATCAAGTTTGCAgatttcatcaaaagatACAAATTCCGTAATGTGGAACGTGCTCTTGTTGTTATGCGCCAGCTTTGGGAAAGCGCCGACAACGGAGTCACTCAAGATTGGTTCGACATTGTGGACAGCGTCGGCTGGGACCTCAATTTTGCATAG